A DNA window from Hordeum vulgare subsp. vulgare chromosome 1H, MorexV3_pseudomolecules_assembly, whole genome shotgun sequence contains the following coding sequences:
- the LOC123410655 gene encoding uncharacterized protein LOC123410655, whose translation MASERRRSGLAAAADAASWCCGLGLVTLLLVSSLRAEEGGEGGGAVVVRGARIAAAPRRPCDEIYVVAEEETLHSISDRCGDPYILEHNPHVHDPDDVFPGLVIKITPRAADDGRK comes from the coding sequence ATGGCGTCGGAGCGGAGGCGgtcggggctggcggcggcggcggacgcggCGTCGTGGTGCTGCGGGCTGGGGCTGGTGACGCTGCTGCTTGTGTCGTCGCTCCGCGCGGAAGAGGGGGGAGAgggcggcggggcggtggtggtgcgcGGCGCGCGGATCGCGGCGGCGCCGCGGCGGCCGTGCGACGAGATATAcgtggtggcggaggaggagacgCTGCACAGCATCAGCGACAGGTGCGGCGACCCCTACATCCTGGAGCACAACCCGCACGTCCACGACCCCGACGACGTCTTCCCGGGCCTCGTCATCAAGATCACGCCGCGCGCCGCCGATGACGGCCGCAAGTGA